From Sphingopyxis sp. MWB1, a single genomic window includes:
- a CDS encoding S26 family signal peptidase produces the protein MRRAIAMLGVAVLLCGSIATMMRPPQLRLLWNASASAPVGLWTIDPDATPGRGDMVAARLAQPWRGFAARRHYLPANVPLIKRVAAVSGDHICANDHMVFVNGEAVAARRRFDAAGRAMPVWHGCKLLGDAQILLLIDAPNSFDGRYFGVTLRRDIIGKAVPLWLR, from the coding sequence ATGCGTAGGGCCATCGCCATGCTCGGAGTCGCTGTCCTTCTCTGCGGATCGATCGCGACAATGATGCGGCCGCCGCAGCTGCGTCTCCTGTGGAACGCTAGCGCGAGCGCGCCCGTCGGGCTGTGGACGATCGATCCCGACGCGACCCCGGGACGCGGCGACATGGTCGCCGCGCGGCTCGCCCAGCCATGGCGCGGCTTCGCGGCGCGCCGCCATTATCTCCCCGCCAATGTCCCGCTCATCAAACGCGTCGCCGCTGTTTCCGGCGACCATATTTGCGCGAACGACCATATGGTCTTCGTTAACGGCGAGGCCGTCGCGGCGCGCCGCCGGTTCGACGCGGCAGGACGCGCCATGCCCGTCTGGCACGGTTGCAAGCTGCTGGGCGACGCGCAGATTCTGTTGCTTATCGACGCGCCCAACTCGTTCGACGGACGCTATTTTGGTGTCACCCTGCGGCGCGACATCATCGGCAAGGCGGTCCCGCTGTGGCTCCGCTGA
- a CDS encoding HEPN domain-containing protein, with translation MKTDLDHLPAAKQRDLERIVEILFAAFEEATALATQQWKKEGRILKIILYGSHARGDWVADPKGGYYSDYDILVVVNDARLTDPVDYWYKAEDAFLREYGITKRLSAPVGLIVHSLGDVNFQLARGRPFFIDIVRDGIILYEFGTHSFDPPRPLSPELAHQEAQGHFEQWFASASEFLDGAKYFIAQNYNNRAAFLLHQATEHFYHTVLNTLTLYSPKSHKINFLRDKAEDIARDLIPIWPRDEKFARRCFELLQQAYVNARYSPHYRISAEELAWLVERIERLQATVKSIAENALAEHPAP, from the coding sequence ATGAAAACCGATCTCGACCATCTTCCCGCCGCCAAGCAACGCGATCTTGAACGCATCGTCGAAATTCTGTTCGCCGCGTTTGAGGAAGCGACCGCGCTTGCGACGCAGCAATGGAAGAAAGAGGGGCGCATCCTCAAGATCATCCTCTATGGCAGCCATGCGCGCGGCGACTGGGTCGCCGATCCCAAGGGCGGCTATTATTCGGATTACGACATCCTCGTCGTCGTCAACGATGCGCGGCTCACCGACCCGGTCGACTACTGGTACAAGGCCGAGGATGCTTTCCTGCGCGAATACGGCATCACCAAGCGGCTCTCGGCGCCCGTCGGGCTGATCGTTCACAGCCTCGGCGACGTCAATTTCCAGCTCGCGCGCGGGCGGCCCTTCTTCATCGATATCGTGCGTGACGGGATCATCCTCTACGAGTTCGGAACGCACTCCTTCGATCCACCGAGGCCGCTGTCGCCCGAACTCGCGCACCAAGAAGCGCAGGGACATTTTGAGCAATGGTTTGCGAGCGCGAGCGAGTTTCTTGACGGCGCCAAATACTTCATCGCTCAAAATTATAACAATCGAGCGGCTTTCCTGCTCCACCAGGCTACCGAGCATTTTTACCACACGGTGCTCAATACCCTGACCCTCTATTCGCCAAAATCGCACAAGATCAATTTCCTGCGCGACAAGGCCGAGGACATCGCGCGCGACCTCATTCCGATATGGCCGCGCGACGAGAAATTCGCGCGCCGCTGCTTCGAATTGCTCCAGCAGGCCTATGTCAACGCACGCTACTCGCCGCATTACAGGATCAGCGCCGAGGAGCTTGCCTGGCTCGTCGAACGCATCGAAAGACTGCAGGCGACCGTGAAATCGATCGCCGAAAATGCTCTCGCAGAGCATCCGGCGCCGTGA
- a CDS encoding DUF736 domain-containing protein, translating into MAAIGLVNGTIEKGFAGQLKTLSIRASIEIMPNRNKASDVQPDFRIYSEGVEIGAGWVRTGEVSGKDYVSLSLAAPEFGPRRLYANLGRAAGQDDDNIYAVIWNPDD; encoded by the coding sequence ATGGCAGCTATCGGACTTGTGAATGGCACGATCGAAAAGGGCTTTGCCGGCCAGCTCAAGACGCTCTCGATCCGCGCGAGCATCGAGATCATGCCCAACCGCAACAAGGCGAGCGACGTTCAGCCTGACTTCCGTATCTATTCCGAAGGCGTCGAAATCGGTGCAGGCTGGGTGCGCACCGGCGAGGTGTCGGGCAAGGACTATGTATCGCTGAGCCTCGCCGCTCCCGAATTCGGGCCGCGCCGGCTTTATGCGAACCTCGGCCGCGCCGCGGGCCAGGACGACGACAATATCTATGCCGTCATCTGGAACCCCGACGATTGA
- a CDS encoding helix-turn-helix domain-containing protein produces the protein MSLSKDDDPEVRALRAQKKSPFLSPAQAAFYLGLSERTLQEYRTAGTGPRYRRHSRHLRYHIDDLDRWSQQQGEAGGDA, from the coding sequence ATGTCTTTATCGAAGGATGACGATCCCGAAGTCCGCGCGCTCCGCGCGCAGAAAAAATCGCCGTTCCTGAGCCCCGCGCAGGCGGCTTTCTATCTTGGCCTGTCCGAGCGGACCTTGCAGGAATATCGGACCGCCGGCACCGGCCCGCGCTACCGCCGGCACAGCCGCCACCTTCGCTATCATATCGACGATCTCGACCGATGGTCGCAGCAACAGGGCGAGGCTGGCGGCGATGCGTAG
- a CDS encoding restriction endonuclease, with amino-acid sequence MSSIKPAELKMVDEVLRGSEKGYILDFSNRTFAEFFELEFDIDLYGGDYEAEGTSKANRLRCFLKAVDDGTAARVLRRLYEYRQALPEPRRSTIRPLGEGQLLALIGRLERGEPSSGQPPQPVFDRRNYEMFRDRLNQLWDMDAHRRGYAFEAYLKELFDAFHLKARGPFKLTGEQIDGSFELGNEIYLLEAKWQQNKIGAEELHAFHGKLEQKAAWTRGLFVSFGGFTDVGLYGFGRAGKKLICMEGKDIYEALDRNIPIDTLLESKVRHAAEFGEVLAPVGLLFPSA; translated from the coding sequence GTGAGTTCGATCAAACCTGCTGAATTGAAAATGGTCGACGAGGTGCTGCGTGGGAGCGAAAAGGGCTATATCCTGGACTTCTCCAATCGCACCTTTGCTGAATTCTTCGAACTGGAATTCGACATCGACCTCTATGGCGGTGACTACGAAGCCGAGGGCACCTCGAAAGCAAACCGCTTACGTTGCTTTCTAAAAGCGGTCGACGACGGCACGGCCGCGCGCGTTCTGCGCCGCCTATATGAATACCGCCAAGCCCTCCCGGAACCGAGACGATCGACAATCAGGCCGCTCGGCGAAGGCCAGCTTCTTGCGTTGATCGGTCGGCTCGAGCGCGGCGAACCAAGCTCCGGTCAGCCGCCGCAGCCGGTCTTCGACCGCCGAAATTATGAGATGTTTCGCGATCGGTTAAATCAGTTGTGGGACATGGATGCGCATCGGCGGGGCTATGCCTTTGAGGCCTATCTGAAGGAGCTTTTCGACGCATTCCACCTCAAGGCGCGCGGACCGTTCAAGCTTACAGGCGAGCAAATCGATGGCAGCTTTGAGCTCGGCAATGAAATCTATCTGCTCGAAGCGAAATGGCAACAGAACAAGATCGGCGCCGAAGAACTACATGCATTTCATGGAAAGCTTGAGCAAAAAGCCGCATGGACTCGCGGTCTGTTCGTCAGCTTTGGCGGCTTTACCGACGTAGGCCTTTATGGATTCGGACGCGCGGGCAAGAAGCTCATTTGCATGGAAGGCAAAGACATATACGAGGCCCTGGATCGGAATATACCGATCGACACGCTCTTGGAGAGCAAGGTCCGCCATGCTGCCGAATTCGGCGAGGTACTAGCTCCTGTAGGGTTGCTTTTTCCCTCAGCATGA
- a CDS encoding IS3 family transposase (programmed frameshift), producing MKRKQFSEEQIIGILKEAEAGAVVTDLCRRHGMSSATYYAWKAKFGGLEVSDARRLRALEEENARLNRLLADTMLDNAGLKDLLFKKMVTPAAKREAVAHLQTTLGMSERRACAVVGADRTSMRYRSCRADDGDLRLRLRELAQQRRRFGYRRLHILLRRDGITINRKKTQRLYREEGLTVRRRKGRRRAVGARAPAPVLALPNQRWSLDFVHDQLVTGRRFRVLNIVDDVTRECLAAVIDTSISGRRVVRELGDLIARRGAPKMIVSDNGTELTSNAVLAWCGDVGIEWHYIAPGRPTQNGFVESFNGRMRDELLNETLFFTIGQARTILARWVDDYNTERPHSSLGYATPAAFAAELEKQRAGLTPPVASPALMRDNTPRPLVAAG from the exons ATGAAGCGGAAGCAGTTTTCGGAAGAACAGATTATCGGCATCCTGAAGGAGGCCGAAGCGGGCGCGGTGGTCACGGATCTGTGCCGTCGTCACGGCATGTCGAGTGCGACCTACTATGCGTGGAAGGCCAAGTTCGGCGGATTGGAGGTGTCGGACGCCAGACGGCTTCGGGCGCTCGAGGAAGAGAACGCGCGCCTGAATCGGCTGCTCGCCGACACGATGCTCGACAATGCGGGTCTGAAGGACCTGCTTT TCAAAAAAATGGTGACGCCCGCCGCGAAGCGGGAAGCTGTCGCGCATCTTCAGACGACGCTGGGGATGAGCGAGCGGCGGGCGTGTGCTGTCGTCGGAGCGGATCGCACGAGCATGCGATACCGCTCGTGTCGAGCCGATGATGGCGACCTGCGGTTGCGGTTGCGTGAGCTGGCGCAGCAGCGTCGGCGGTTTGGCTATCGCCGCCTGCATATCCTGCTCCGCCGGGACGGCATCACCATCAACCGCAAAAAGACGCAGCGGCTCTATCGGGAGGAAGGGCTGACGGTGCGCCGCCGGAAGGGACGAAGACGCGCCGTCGGCGCGCGGGCCCCTGCGCCGGTGCTGGCGCTTCCCAACCAGCGCTGGAGCTTGGACTTTGTCCACGATCAGCTCGTCACCGGGCGACGCTTCCGGGTGCTCAACATCGTCGATGACGTGACGCGCGAGTGCTTGGCGGCGGTGATCGATACGTCGATCTCGGGCCGGCGGGTCGTGCGCGAGCTGGGCGATCTGATCGCCAGGCGCGGTGCGCCGAAGATGATCGTCAGCGATAACGGCACGGAGCTGACGTCGAACGCGGTGCTGGCCTGGTGCGGCGATGTCGGGATCGAGTGGCATTATATCGCACCCGGCAGACCAACGCAGAACGGGTTCGTCGAGAGCTTCAATGGTCGCATGCGCGACGAGCTGCTCAATGAGACGCTGTTCTTCACGATCGGTCAGGCGCGCACGATCCTCGCCCGATGGGTCGACGATTACAACACCGAGCGGCCGCACTCCTCGCTCGGCTACGCCACCCCGGCGGCGTTCGCTGCCGAACTCGAAAAGCAACGGGCGGGGTTAACCCCGCCCGTTGCTTCGCCTGCGCTTATGCGCGACAACACCCCTCGGCCTCTAGTTGCAGCTGGATGA